One Megalopta genalis isolate 19385.01 chromosome 11, iyMegGena1_principal, whole genome shotgun sequence genomic region harbors:
- the aub gene encoding LOW QUALITY PROTEIN: aubergine (The sequence of the model RefSeq protein was modified relative to this genomic sequence to represent the inferred CDS: inserted 2 bases in 1 codon; substituted 1 base at 1 genomic stop codon): MSDQNRGRSRGRGRSRDDKKHPQAPGSYRQDPSTSYHSPSSDVYGSQQSAGAWARKPGPPQGSSQVPYARPQASQSRVYPTLKMMAKVSGGRATERFSSRGDRWPGFAAQGEPERMDVDPKASGSDSGGGGGGNGNGGGGDAVALGRGAMRGRRVILPEIHTKPANLATKIGTTGQPVTLQANYFKLLATTDWCLYQYRVDFAPEEDRTVVRKGLLRLHRETVGAYVFDGTVLYTSRRLQDNFELWSVRQSDDQKIRITIRLVGDMAKGDQHYLQFFNIIMRKCLDLLKLQLVGRDYFDARSKASVTXTXYSDICMLCSNIYSSMSECNIYMMLITIQIEVRDFRLELWPGYTTSIRQHENDILMCAEIIHKVMRQQTLLDILNDCYRENTRDYKRAFQEKVIGLVVLTDYNNNTYRVTDIDFDSNPSSTFQLRSGESISYRDYYKNKYQIKICNDSQPMLVSRVKPRERRAGQTELIYLIPELCRATGLTDDMRGNFHLMRALSEHTRVAPRSRIDKLMMFNRRLSSERAIVQELNDWNLKLDQKLVDIPSRILPKEVIVLGGKKKVSSGQFADWTRELHNKNLFSVVQLSNWVVICMSRMRREVERFIQILQEVANGMGCKFATPRFWDINDDRSNTYSETLERIMSSSNPELVYCVVSNNRADRYGAIKKKCVVDRPVPSQVFLAKNLTKNARSVATKVAIQMTCKLGGAPWSVELPPINLMVVGFDVCHDPNDKSRDYGAMVATLDNSLTRYFSAVSAHTSGEELSNEFSVNLTKALHCYRQTNKCLPSHIVIYRDGVGEGQVNQVFEHEVEQIKAKLNSIYGEAPVKMAFIIVTKRINTRFFYNQNNPPPGTVVDDIVTNPMRYDFYIISQSVRQGTVTPCAFNVIADTTGWKADQMQRMTYKLTHMYYNWSGTVRVPAPCQYAHKLAFLVSQFIRRPPSSQMQDLLYFL, translated from the exons ATGTCTGACCAAAATAGGGGGAGAAGTCGTGGCAGAGGACGGAGTCGCGATGATAAAAAACATCCTCAGGCGCCAGGGTCTTACCGCCAGGATCCATCAACATCATACCATTCACCTAGCTCAGATGTATATGGATCTCAGCAATCAGCCGGTGCTTGGGCTCGAAAACCAGGACCTCCTCAAGGATCATCACAAGTACCTTACGCAAGACCACAAGCAAGCCAA AGCAGAGTGTATCCTACATTAAAAATGATGGCGAAG GTTTCTGGTGGTCGTGCTACAGAGCGTTTCAGTTCTAGAGGCGACAGATGGCCTGGTTTTGCAGCACAGGGTGAACCTGAAAGAATGGATG TTGACCCTAAAGCTAGTGGCAGTGACAGTGGCGGCGGTGGTGGCGGCAACGGCAACGGCGGCGGTGGTGATGCTGTGGCACTGGGAAGAGGAGCTATGCGTGGACGCAGAGTAATACTTCCAGAAATTCATACAAAGCCAGCAAATTTAGCAACCAAAATAg GAACAACTGGTCAACCAGTAACTCTCCAGGCAAATTATTTTAAGTTACTTGCTACTACAGACTGGTGTCTATACCAGTATAGAGTTGACTTTGCACCGGAAGAAGATCGCACAGTAGTGAGAAAAGGTCTTCTTAGATTACACAGGGAAACTGTAGGAGCATACGTCTTCGATGGAACAGTACTTTATACAAGCCGACGTTTACAAGAT AATTTCGAGCTCTGGTCTGTTAGACAATCGGACGACCAGAAGATAAGAATTACTATACGTCTCGTTGGAGATATGGCTAAGGGAGATCAACACTATCTTCAATTCTTTAATATAATCATGAGAAAATGTTTGGATCTCCTGAAACTCCAACTTGTTGGACGCGATTACTTCGATGCGCGTAGCAAGGCAAGTGTAACATGAAC TTATTCTGATATATGTATGTTGTGTAGTAATATTTATTCGTCAATGTCCGAATGCAATATTTACATGATGTTAATTACGATACAGATAGAAGTGCGGGACTTTCGATTAGAACTCTGGCCGGGATACACTACTTCTATTAGACAACATGAAAATGATATTCTCATGTGTGCTGAGATAATACACAAAGTGATGCGCCAACAAACCCTTCTAGATATCTTGAATGACTGCTATCGGGAGAATACCAGGGATTATAAG AGAGCGTTTCAAGAAAAAGTTATAGGTTTAGTTGTTCTTACGGATTACAATAATAACACGTACCGTGTAACGGATAtagattttgattcaaatcccagCTCAACGTTTCAATTGAGAAGCGGAGAAAGTATATCATATAGAGATtactacaaaaataaatatcaaATCAAAATTTGTAACGACTCACAACCGATGTTGGTGTCAAGGGTAAAACCAAGAGAACGGCGTGCGGGTCAAACCGAGTTAATATATTTGATTCCTGAATTATGTCGTGCAACAG GTTTAACTGATGACATGCGTGGAAATTTCCACTTGATGCGAGCACTGTCGGAACATACGCGTGTAGCTCCAAGATCGCGTATAGATAAATTGATGATGTTCAATAGAAGACTTAGTTCTGAACGCGCGATAGTACAAGAACTTAACGACTGGAATTTAAAACTTGATCAAAAGCTGGTTGACATACCATCGCGCATATTACCAAAAGAAGTTATAGTGCTTGGTGGTAAAAAGAAAGTTTCATCCGGACAATTCGCTGATTGGACCAGAGAATTGCACAATAAAAACCTATTCAGTGTGGTGCAGTTAAGTAATTGGGTTGTAATCTGTATGTCTCGTATGAGACGGGAAGTTGAA AGATTTATACAAATTTTGCAAGAGGTGGCCAATGGAATGGGCTGCAAGTTTGCTACTCCAAGATTTTGGGACATCAATGATGATAGGTCGAATACGTATTCTGAAACCTTGGAGAGGATAATGAGCAGTTCTAATCCGGAGCTAGTCTATTGCGTTGTCTCTAATAACAGAGCTGACCGATATGGTGCTATCAAGAAGAAATGTGTAGTAGATAGGCCGGTACCCTCACAAGTCTTTCTAGCAAAGAATCTCACTAAAAATGCTAGGTCGGTTGCTACGAAGGTAGCAATTCAGATGACGTGCAAATTAGGCGGTGCTCCATGGAGCGTTGAATTACCGCCTATTAATTTAATGGTTGTCGGCTTCGATGTGTGTCACGATCCAAATGATAAGAGTCGTGACTATGGTGCTATGGTCGCGACATTAGATAATAGTTTAACTAGATATTTCAGCGCTGTAAGTGCGCATACCTCCGGCGAAGAATTGTCTAACGAGTTCTCCGTCAATTTAACCAAAGCATTACATTGTTATAGACAGACAAATAAATGTCTGCCGTCGCATATCGTGATATATCGCGATGGTGTAGGAGAGGGTCAAGTAAACCAAGTGTTCGAACATGAAGTTGAACAAATCAAAGCAAAATTGAACAGTATTTATGGCGAAGCCCCggtaaaaatggcatttataaTTGTTACGAAACGTATAAACACTCGATTCTTTTATAATCAAAATAATCCGCCGCCGGGTACTGTAGTAGATGATATAGTTACCAATCCGATGAGGTATGATTTCTACATTATATCTCAAAGCGTACGACAAGGTACGGTCACACCTTGCGCATTTAATGTTATCGCGGACACGACAGGCTGGAAAGCAGACCAGATGCAAAGAATGACGTACAAATTAACTCATATGTATTATAATTGGTCCGGTACCGTTAGGGTACCTGCACCATGTCAATATGCTCATAAACTAGCATTTTTGGTATCGCAATTCATACGTCGACCACCAAGTTCTCAGATGCAGGATCTTCTGTACTTTTTGTAA
- the LOC117226095 gene encoding coiled-coil domain-containing protein 130 homolog, whose protein sequence is MGERKGTNLYYPPDYDPKVGGLNKFLGTHALRERARKLHMGILIIRFEMPYNIWCDGCGNHIGMGVRYNAEKKKIGMYYSTPLYQFRMKCHLCDNHFEIKTDPANLDYVIVSGARRQENRWDPKENEQIVPETKEVSCRLYDDAMYKLEHGIEDKKTAKSRDSSLESAIALNEAAWKDDYTSNCELRTAFRTRKRELQKKQGIDHMLLQKNGLNIDLVNEHEDDVKLAKLLMHKKDGKKKPHPLKRLVSAVRLQDKLRKLSSVSSGSDVKKHKSQIPKLPELKPQPSTSETVTTTLRTSLVTYDSSDTDNDF, encoded by the exons ATGGGTGAACGTAAAGGGACAAATCTTTATTACCCCCCTGATTATGATCCAAAGGTTGGGGGACTTAACAAATTTTTGGGAACCCATGCGTTACGTGAAAGAGCACGTAAATTACACATGGGTATCCTTATTATCAGATTTGAGATGCCATACAATATATGGTGTGATGGATGTGGCAATCACATAGGAATGGGTGTGCGTTATAATGCTGAGAAGAAGAAAATTGGAATGTATTATAGCACACCTCTGTATCAGTTTCGTATGAAATGTCATCTGTGTGATAATCATTTTGAAATTAAAACAGATCCAGCA AACCTAGATTATGTAATAGTTAGTGGAGCTAGACGACAAGAAAATAGGTGGGACCCCAAAGAAAATGAGCAAATAGTACCAGAAACCAAGGAAGTGTCTTGCAGACTTTACGATGATGCAATGTATAAGTTAGAGCATGGTATAGAAGATAAAAAGACAGCAAAGTCACGTGATTCCTCTTTAGAGAGTGCAATAGCACTTAATGAAGCTGCATGGAAAGATGATTACACTTCAAACTGTGAACTACGTACTGCATTTAGA ACAAGAAAAAGAGAATTACAGAAGAAGCAAGGTAttgaccacatgctgcttcaaAAAAATGGGTTGAATATTGATTTGGTGAATGAACATGAAGATGATGTGAAATTAGCAAAGTTGTTGATGCATAAGAAAG ATGGAAAGAAAAAGCCTCATCCCTTGAAACGATTGGTTTCTGCTGTGCGTTTGCAAgacaaattaagaaaattatcgTCGGTATCCTCAGGCAGCGATGTGAAAAAACACAAAAGTCAAATACCAAAACTACCAGAGTTAAAGCCACAACCGTCGACATCTGAAACAGTGACTACCACGTTACGTACATCGCTAGTCACTTACGATAGTTCCGATACTGACAATGATTTTTAG
- the Lamtor4 gene encoding late endosomal/lysosomal adaptor, MAPK and MTOR activator 4, with translation MLLLERIPDQIGYLVLKEDGAVLTSGGELENDERIANIVLGLVTLTNKIDPKGFPSNEAFDKISIIYPDHCYIICLSNKKIHVVKKKLVSATTAVVEQQPHVDV, from the exons ATGCTGTTGCTGGAACGAATCCCAGACCAAATTGGATATTTGGTTTTAAAAGAAGATGGAGCGGTATTAACG TCTGGAGGTGAATTGGAAAATGACGAAAGAATTGCAAACATTGTTTTGGGTCTTGTCACATTGACAAATAAAATTGATCCTAAGGGATTTCCCAGCAATGAAGCTTTTGACAAGATATCCATAATATATCCAGatcattgttatattatttgtctttcaaataaaaaaattcatGTAGTTAAGAAAAAATTAGTTTCTGCAACTACTGCTGTTGTAGAGCAGCAACCTCATGTTGATGTATAA